A single Argentina anserina chromosome 7, drPotAnse1.1, whole genome shotgun sequence DNA region contains:
- the LOC126801620 gene encoding beta-hexosaminidase 1, with protein MKTLFLFLFVLSNTLCFSQAKVKGPITYLWPLPAEFTSGNETLSVDPALSLVVGGNGGNSGILRAAFDRYRAIIFKNSNGVTGIEKMKARKGSYDISKVRVVVQSESEELNLGVDESYTLFVLRKDGKAIVGEATIEANTVYGALRGLETFSQLCTYDYETKSMQVHKAPWNIRDKPRFAYRGLMLDTSRHYLPIDVIKQVIESMAYAKFNVLHWHIIDKESFPLEVPSFPKLWKGAYSQWERYTIEDAYEVVNFAKTRGINVMAEVDVPGHAQSWGTGYPDLWPSPSCTQPLDVSKKFTFDVLSGILTDLRKIFPFELFHLGGDEVNTSCWETTTHVNKWLDQQNMTAKDAYQYFVLKAQEIAISKNWTPVNWEETFNTFPTKLNPKTVVHNWLGGGVCPKAVEKGFRCIFSNQGVWYLDHLDVPWDETYNADPLEGIHESSKQKLVLGGEVCMWGETADPSNVQQTIWPRAAAAAERLWSTKRSTTGKSSNGTALPRLHYFRCLLNRRGVQAAPVENFYARSAPTGAGSCYVQ; from the exons ATGAAGACCCTTTTCTTGTTCCTGTTCGTTCTCTCCAACACGCTCTGTTTTTCTCAGGCCAAAGTCAAAGGTCCCATCACGTATTTATGGCCGTTGCCGGCCGAGTTCACCTCCGGCAACGAGACGCTCTCCGTTGACCCGGCGCTGTCGCTCGTCGTCGGCGGGAATGGGGGGAACTCCGGCATTCTGAGGGCAGCGTTTGATCGGTACAGGGCGATTATATTTAAGAACAGTAATGGGGTAACTGGGATTGAGAAGATGAAGGCCAGGAAGGGAAGCTATGATATTAGTAAAGTCAGAGTTGTTGTGCAGTCGGAGAGCGAAGAG CTTAATCTCGGTGTTGATGAGAGCTATACTCTGTTTGTGTTGAGGAAAGATGGGAAAGCTATTGTTGGGGAGGCCACTATTGAG GCAAACACAGTGTATGGTGCACTGCGGGGGTTAGAG ACGTTCAGCCAATTGTGTACTTATGACTATGAAACTAAATCCATGCAAGTACATAAGGCACCCTGGAACATACGAGACAAACCAAGGTTTGCATATCGAGGACTCATGCTTG ATACATCAAGGCACTACTTACCAATTGACGTAATTAAGCAAGTAATTGAATCGATGGCATACGCAAAATTT AATGTTCTTCATTGGCACATCATTGATAAAGAGTCATTTCCTCTAGAAGTACCTTCATTTCCAAAACTGTGGAAAGGTGCATATTCACAGTGGGAGAGATACACCATTGAAGATGCATATGAGGTTGTCAA CTTTGCAAAAACTAGAG GCATCAATGTTATGGCAGAAGTTGATGTCCCTGGTCATGCACAATCTTG GGGCACTGGATATCCTGATCTCTGGCCTTCCCCTTCCTGTACACAGCCTCTTGATGTCTCAAAGAAATTTACTTTTGATGTACTTTCTGGCATTCTGACAG ATTTGAGAAAGATTTTCCCCTTCGAGCTATTCCACTTGGGTGGTGATGAAGTTAATACAT CTTGCTGGGAAACTACTACACATGTAAATAAATG GCTTGATCAACAGAACATGACTGCCAAAGATGCCTACCAATATTTTGTTCTCAAAGCACAAGAAATAGCAATTTCCAAAAACTGGACACCCGTCAACTG GGAAGAAACCTTCAACACCTTCCCAACAAAGCTTAATCCAAAGACTGTAGTGCATAACTG GTTGGGGGGAGGCGTTTGTCCAAAGGCTGTTGAGAAAGGTTTCAGGTGCATTTTCAGCAATCAAGGTGTTTGGTATCTCGACCATCTAGATGTGCCTTGGGATGAAACATATAATGCTGATCCACTTGAAGGTATACATGAATCTTCCAAGCAAAAGCTTGTCCTTGGAGGAGAAGTATGCATGTGGGGTGAGACTGCTGATCCATCCAATGTTCAACAAACAATATGGCCTCGAGCTGCAGCAGCTGCAG AGCGCCTGTGGAGCACGAAGCGGTCAACTACTGGAAAAAGTAGTAATGGAACTGCGCTACCTAGGCTACATTATTTCAGATGCCTCTTGAATAGGCGTGGAGTTCAAGCCGCTCCAGTTGAAAACTTCTACGCTCGAAGTGCTCCAACTGGTGCTGGCTCATGTTATGTTCAGTAA
- the LOC126801566 gene encoding protein-tyrosine-phosphatase MKP1, which yields MVDSEDVAATSRAPVPLSSSRKMFWRSASWSASRTAAHNPEGEEKDLLDPNAAAGNSNGQSHRRFPVPLTPRSQQSSKARSGLPPLQLPIARRSLDEWPKAGSDDIGEWPQPPTPSGRGGGERLKLDLSTIQNNPAKNGGLVRRDKIAFFDKECSKVAQHIYLGGDAVAKDRDILKQNGITHVLNCVGFVCPEYFKADFVYRTLWLQDSPTEDITSILYDVFDYFEDVREQGGRVFVHCCQGVSRSTSLVIAYLMWREGQSFDDAFQYVKAARGIADPNMGFACQLLQCQKRVNAFPLSPSSLLRIYRIAPHSPYDPLHLVPKMLNSPSPSALDSRGAFIVHIPSAIYLWIGRNCELIMERDARGAVCQIVRYERVQGPITVIKEGEEPAYFWDAFSSLLPLMEKSVNGVEVGESKDKIRPGERKSDSYNIDFEIFQKAIMGGFVPPFASSENEHETHLPARESSWSALRRKFASGNMKEFVSAPRLSLTRVYSDSMMFLQSAKSSISPSSAHSSSSSSSSFSPPYLSPDSISSDSSTSSKYFSESSLDSPCAGSRSLPVSSTLTNCSDLSLHSCRSSNRPMSNSPEKVVSNLSSQASSRSTPIPSKKLSSSLAERRGSLSKSLKLPMMSLNTSSKSIPSEEDGVGITDSASSVHGKNNVGNVLESMVGVESGWDGSTPQCNIVLGKADSIDSCQREDSLIKHSPEPWRNSLPGEAAESSASNKMGASCTVRSNSMQPFVCCWPSLEKMATFGVSELDSKAVFAIFSPNRDSSKSEGMILYLWVGRFFDNGNNQIQLESDKTRSDKEDIDWHQVGSDVLIQTGLPKDTIIKIVKENEEPVEFFALLSPL from the exons ATGGTGGATAGTGAGGATGTTGCGGCTACTTCTCGGGCTCCTGTCCCGCTTTCCAGCTCCCGGAAAATGTTCTGGCGATCGGCTTCGTGGTCTGCTTCCAGGACCGCTGCGCACAACCCTGAGGGTGAGGAGAAGGACCTGTTGGATCCAAATGCGGCTGCAGGGAACAGTAACGGGCAGAGTCACCGAAGGTTTCCTGTTCCACTGACGCCGCGATCTCAGCAGAGTAGCAAGGCGAGGTCTGGTTTGCCACCGTTGCAGTTGCCTATTGCTAGGCGGAGTTTGGATGAGTGGCCCAAGGCAGGCTCGGATGATATTGGTGAGTGGCCGCAGCCTCCTACTCCGAGTGGGAGAGGAGGTGGGGAGAGGTTGAAACTTGATTTGTCAACCATTCAGAACAACCCGGCTAAGAATGGTGGGCTTGTGAGGAGAGATAAGATTGCTTTCTTTGATAAGGAGTGTTCGAAAGTGGCTCAACACATTTATCTTGGTGGGGATGCTGTTGCGAAGGACAGAGACATTCTTAAGCAGAATGGGATAACCCATGTTCTGAACTGCGTGGGTTTTGTTTGTCCCGAGTATTTCAAGGCTGATTTTGTGTATAGAACTTTATGGCTGCAGGATAGTCCTACGGAGGATATTACTAGTATTCTATATGATGTTTTTGATTACTTTGAAGATGTTAGAGAACAAGGTGGAAGGGTTTTTGTTCATTGTTGTCAAGGGGTGTCTCGGTCCACATCGTTGGTGATTGCTTATCTTATGTGGAGGGAAGGACAAAGTTTTGATGATGCATTTCAGTATGTGAAAGCTGCTAGAGGTATTGCCGATCCAAATATGGGCTTTGCTTGTCAGTTATTACAGTGTCAGAAAAGAGTTAATGCTTTCCCGCTTAGCCCAAGTTCACTATTGAGGATATACAGAATCGCTCCACATTCACCATATGATCCATTGCATCTCGTGCCCAAAATGCTGAATAGTCCCTCACCTTCTGCTCTGGATTCTAGAGGTGCTTTTATTGTTCATATACCATCTGCAATCTATCTTTGGATTGGTAGGAATTGTGAGCTTATCATGGAAAGGGATGCAAGAGGGGCTGTTTGTCAGATTGTTCGGTATGAGAGAGTGCAAGGCCCAATAACAGTAATCAAGGAAGGGGAAGAGCCTGCTTACTTTTGGGATGCTTTCTCAAGCCTTTTACCCTTGATGGAGAAATCTGTCAATGGTGTAGAGGTTGGGGAGTCAAAAGATAAGATTCGCCCGGGTGAAAGGAAGTCAGACTCATATAATATTGATTTCGAAATTTTCCAGAAAGCTATTATGGGAGGTTTTGTACCTCCATTTGCATCCTCAGAAAATGAACATGAAACTCATCTTCCTGCTAGAGAGAGCAGCTGGAGTGCACTCAGGCGTAAGTTTGCCTCAGGAAACATGAAGGAGTTTGTCTCAGCACCCCGGTTATCTCTCACCAGGGTCTATTCAGATTCCATGATGTTTCTTCAGTCCGCTAAAAGTTCTATATCACCTTCATCAGCACActcttcatcctcatcatcatcttctttctCACCACCATATCTGTCACCAGATTCCATCTCTTCTGATTCAAGCACTAGTTCAAAGTACTTTTCCGAATCCTCTCTGGATTCTCCATGTGCGGGATCCCGTTCCCTTCCGGTCTCATCAACATTGACAAATTGCTCTGACTTGTCTCTCCACTCCTGTAGATCTTCTAATCGACCCATGTCTAACAGTCCAGAAAAAGTTGTTTCCAATTTAAGTTCACAGGCAAGTTCTCGGTCAACCCCAATACCTTCTAAAAAGTTGTCATCCTCACTCGCCGAGCGTAGAGGCAGCTTGTCAAAATCTCTCAAGTTACCTATGATGAGTTTGAATACTTCCTCAAAATCTATTCCTAGTGAAGAAGATGGTGTTGGAATAACAGATAGTGCTAGTTCTGTACATGGCAAGAACAATGTTGGCAATGTCTTAGAGTCGATGGTTGGTGTTGAAAGTGGCTGGGATGGTTCAACACCACAATGCAACATAGTGCTGGGTAAGGCAGATAGTATCGACTCATGCCAAAGGGAAGATTCTCTTATCAAACACAGTCCTGAACCTTGGAGAAATTCCCTTCCTGGAGAAGCTGCAGAATCCTCTGCCTCAAATAAGATGGGGGCAAGTTGTACTGTGCGATCTAATTCAATGCAACCTTTTGTATGCTGCTGGCCCAGTTTAGAGAAGATGGCAACATTTGGTGTGAGTGAACTAGATTCTAAAGCTGTGTTTGCTATTTTCTCACCAAATAGAGACTCAAGTAAAAGTGAAGGCATGATTTTGTATCTATGGGTAGGAAGGTTCTTTGACAATGGTAATAATCAGATTCAATTAGAAAGTGACAAAACCAGAAGTGATAAAGAAGACATTGACTGGCACCAAGTTGGTTCTGATGTTCTCATCCAGACAGGTCTGCCAAAGGACACAATCATTAAG ATtgttaaagaaaatgaagaaccGGTGGAATTTTTTGCGTTATTGAGTCCGTTGTAG